Proteins encoded together in one Hymenobacter monticola window:
- a CDS encoding endo-beta-N-acetylglucosaminidase — protein MRPFYARPWLLLLTLLGFMRAAQAQIEPAAQYTTLTPAQLMAWTSTGPTALPANVSTVPLAPRQNSLAPQLNPNQSFSSKVNWCPDGMNNFVGYLNEQPQFNLYNFTHWQYIDVFTWFASPVGVPCRPWVEAAHRNGVKMIGTVFTDRAGFQTLLQKDASGNYIGAQKLIAVANYYGFDGWFFNAESPMTVAEVVELRNLLKQLQVLKPAGMEIHWYDALTTAGNVSYQNTLNAANAPFVQDGADRVSDAIFTNYFWINGGTFTTAVARANALGRSQFDVYTGADVWPGRNPQQLFPFFTYQGAPNSGWMDNYYSGGNLAAPLTSLAVFAPNITYNGGLSSFNSNPADYVRFYNGEVKLFSGDDLDITTPDAPGAWKGFGHYQPVRCAITALPFETNFSVGQGKVFANNGVVAVKGWTDMAKQAVLPSWQWARSGASTVAARFDFSRAWYGGTSVQLSGSLAAGASTTVKLYQTKLPITASTSLDLVYKGRAAGASSTRLALYFSDNLATPEYLDVPALADTLWASSTLSLAAYANRELAIIGVQANSAAAVAAYRFNLGKLKLYNGTAPVVAPVANFSATATTVLTGQSVTFANSSTNATSYTWSLPGAAATSSTAVHATATYATAGTYTVTLTASNGTAQNVLTRTAYITVLTAPPAGANTSLNFDGVSKYVDAGVINLSGAALSLECWVKPTTFKATSPFISSLLGMEDGGANTAMLRIGDAGIDPSQVQFVVQIGSSARKVTSVARLTAGQWTHLAGTYDGSTMRLYVNGVLDNSLAASGSVVANAAFTLARNYAAPRGLDGRLDEARAWTRALTAAEIQANACGVAAPAAGLAGYWKLNNSPSLTTTDASGNNHTGNLTNMGPSDWSTDVPSQCPTITALTPGRSATGLQVQVLGNPVPGSQAEIEISGAQGQPVVLSLCNLLGAVVWQQQLAPATSRTSIAVPRAAGVYVLRARTATQEASVKLMRQ, from the coding sequence ATGAGGCCTTTTTACGCACGCCCCTGGCTGCTCTTGCTCACCTTGCTCGGCTTTATGCGGGCCGCGCAGGCCCAGATTGAGCCCGCCGCGCAGTACACCACCCTCACGCCGGCCCAGCTCATGGCCTGGACCAGCACCGGCCCCACGGCCCTGCCGGCCAATGTGAGCACCGTGCCCCTGGCCCCGCGCCAAAACTCCCTGGCGCCCCAGCTCAACCCCAACCAGAGCTTCAGCTCCAAGGTGAACTGGTGCCCCGACGGCATGAACAACTTTGTGGGCTACCTCAACGAGCAGCCCCAGTTCAACCTCTACAACTTCACCCACTGGCAGTACATCGACGTATTCACGTGGTTTGCCAGCCCGGTGGGCGTTCCGTGCCGCCCCTGGGTGGAGGCGGCCCACCGCAACGGCGTGAAGATGATTGGGACGGTATTCACCGACCGGGCCGGCTTCCAGACGCTGCTGCAAAAAGACGCCAGCGGCAACTACATCGGCGCCCAGAAGCTCATCGCCGTGGCCAACTATTACGGCTTCGATGGCTGGTTTTTCAACGCCGAGTCGCCAATGACCGTGGCTGAGGTGGTCGAGCTGCGCAACCTGCTCAAACAGCTGCAGGTGCTCAAGCCGGCCGGCATGGAAATTCATTGGTACGACGCGCTGACGACCGCCGGCAACGTGAGCTACCAGAACACGCTCAATGCCGCCAACGCGCCCTTCGTGCAGGACGGCGCCGACCGGGTGAGCGACGCCATCTTCACCAACTATTTCTGGATTAACGGGGGCACGTTCACGACCGCCGTGGCCCGCGCCAATGCCTTAGGCCGCAGCCAGTTCGACGTGTACACGGGCGCCGACGTCTGGCCCGGCCGCAACCCGCAGCAGCTCTTCCCCTTCTTCACCTACCAGGGTGCTCCCAACAGCGGCTGGATGGACAACTACTACAGCGGCGGCAACCTGGCCGCGCCGCTCACCTCGCTGGCCGTGTTTGCGCCCAACATCACCTACAACGGCGGCCTGAGCAGCTTCAACAGCAATCCAGCCGACTACGTCCGCTTCTATAACGGCGAAGTGAAGCTGTTTTCGGGCGATGACCTCGACATCACCACCCCCGACGCCCCCGGCGCCTGGAAGGGCTTCGGCCACTACCAGCCGGTGCGCTGCGCCATCACGGCGCTGCCCTTCGAAACCAACTTCAGCGTGGGCCAGGGCAAAGTATTCGCCAACAACGGCGTGGTGGCCGTGAAGGGCTGGACCGACATGGCCAAGCAGGCCGTGCTGCCGTCTTGGCAGTGGGCGCGCTCCGGCGCCAGCACCGTGGCCGCGCGCTTCGATTTCAGCCGGGCCTGGTACGGCGGCACCAGCGTGCAGCTGAGCGGCAGCCTGGCCGCCGGTGCCAGCACCACCGTCAAGCTCTACCAAACCAAGCTGCCCATCACGGCCAGCACCAGCCTCGACCTCGTGTACAAAGGCCGCGCCGCCGGGGCCAGCAGCACGCGCCTGGCCCTGTATTTCAGCGACAACCTGGCCACGCCCGAATACCTCGACGTGCCCGCCCTGGCCGACACGCTGTGGGCCAGCAGCACGCTGTCGCTGGCCGCCTACGCCAACCGCGAGCTGGCCATCATCGGCGTGCAGGCCAATTCGGCCGCGGCCGTGGCCGCTTACCGCTTCAACCTGGGCAAGCTCAAGCTCTACAACGGCACGGCGCCGGTGGTAGCGCCGGTGGCCAACTTCTCGGCCACTGCTACCACGGTGCTCACGGGCCAGTCGGTCACCTTCGCCAACTCCTCTACCAACGCCACCAGCTACACCTGGAGCCTGCCCGGCGCTGCCGCCACCAGCAGCACCGCCGTGCATGCCACCGCCACCTACGCCACCGCCGGCACCTACACCGTGACGCTCACGGCCAGCAACGGCACCGCCCAGAACGTGCTCACCCGCACGGCTTACATCACCGTGCTCACGGCCCCGCCGGCGGGCGCCAACACGTCGCTCAACTTCGACGGCGTGAGCAAGTACGTCGATGCCGGCGTCATCAACCTCAGCGGCGCTGCCCTCAGCCTGGAATGCTGGGTGAAGCCCACCACGTTCAAAGCCACCTCGCCCTTCATTTCCAGCCTGCTGGGCATGGAAGACGGCGGCGCCAACACGGCCATGCTGCGCATCGGCGACGCCGGCATCGACCCCAGCCAGGTGCAGTTTGTGGTGCAGATTGGCAGCAGCGCCCGCAAGGTGACTTCCGTGGCACGCCTCACGGCCGGGCAATGGACGCACCTGGCCGGCACCTACGACGGCAGCACCATGCGCCTCTACGTAAACGGTGTGCTCGACAACTCGCTGGCCGCCAGCGGCAGCGTGGTGGCCAACGCGGCCTTTACGCTGGCCCGCAACTACGCCGCCCCGCGCGGCCTCGACGGCCGCCTCGACGAAGCCCGCGCCTGGACTCGTGCCCTCACGGCCGCTGAAATTCAGGCCAATGCCTGCGGGGTAGCGGCGCCCGCCGCTGGCCTGGCCGGCTACTGGAAGCTGAACAACTCGCCCAGCCTGACCACGACCGACGCTTCCGGCAACAACCACACCGGCAACCTCACCAACATGGGCCCCAGCGACTGGTCGACCGACGTGCCCAGCCAATGCCCCACCATCACGGCCCTCACGCCCGGCCGGTCCGCCACGGGCCTGCAGGTGCAGGTGCTCGGCAACCCCGTGCCCGGCAGCCAGGCCGAAATCGAAATCAGCGGCGCCCAGGGCCAGCCCGTGGTGCTGAGCTTGTGCAACCTGCTCGGCGCCGTGGTGTGGCAGCAGCAACTGGCCCCGGCCACCAGCCGCACCAGCATCGCGGTGCCGCGCGCGGCGGGCGTCTACGTGTTGCGCGCCCGCACCGCCACCCAGGAAGCTTCGGTGAAACTGAT